ATAAGGAATATATCTCATTAGTcatataacaatattaatacTGCGGAGAGTTAACGATCCCAGTTTCCTGTtgctataatattatatacgcgATGCATTACAGTCAGAGATGTGATTCTCCTCGACGGTTgtacttttttattctttcattcttGGCTGTTATCTTCTCATCAATTCGGTATTATTTACCGCAGGATCCTGGAGGTGAACGGCAAGCTGGTCGTCGGTGCCGGAAGGAGCGATCTTGCCAGACTTCTGGCTGTCGCACCGGATGCCGCGCAAGTCGTTGTTCTCCGGAAGGGCGAATCTCTCGCCGCTCTTCGCACCCTCAGATCCGACAACCTTCGACTCACTCACAGGATTGGTTACCTCGAGGAACAGGTCAGGGACCTCTTGACTCCCTCTCGACCTCCAGCACCTGCCGAACCTCCGCCCAGTCGTCGGGAACACGTCCAGGTATTCATCGTTCTTGAGCCTTTTCCTGGGTCCCTTTAACACCTCGAGAGTTCATTCTCCAGGTCACCTTGCAATAAACAAGACCAAAAATAGTCAAGAAAATAAGTCAGAAGCTGGGCTTGCATGATTTAAATTTACTCAGACCCAGAGTAACACTACTTACTGATCGAGATCTTCAAGCCTTGATTCTGTTGCTTCTTAACTCTTGGATCAGTCGATAAGTAAGGCCCATTTACTGTGCGCAGGTTTTTCAAAAGGGACCCCAAGTCACAGCTCTGGTTGGGAACTTGCCGGGTTTGGGGGCGAAAAGTCCAGCCGAACTGAGGCAGAGCTTGCCCACCGTCAGAACGAGACACGGGGATCATCCGCGTCGGATGAATGAAACGCGGCTCTCGAAGGAGTCGGACTTTGGATCCGACGGAGCGACGAGCCACGGTCACAAGGCGAAAACCAGGCAGAGACCTCAGGGTTATCAGCTGGCCAGATCGACGGCTAGCCTTGACTGCAAGCAATCGCATTCCGGGATACAGCGGAGACCTCTTCGCGCGGAATCTGCAATGGAACAAGTTCATAAAAGCAGGAGGAACGCCCCTTCCTTACAGTCTCTCGAATTTGACTCGGAGCCAACGTACTACCGAATCCAGGTAACGAAAGTTCGGTGAGCTGCTGAATGATGCTAGTTTCGTCTTTACTTCAAGCTTTGGAGTTTGGAAAATggtctacaattttttaaacctcGAAACTAATAAGCGGAATTTCTAATCTCCTCgcggtaatttatttttcacaacgtTTCCACGAAAGTCACTATTTGATTCATGTAAATTGAGAGAGACTAATTCGAACCTGAACCGTTTTAGTTcctgagaaaattattataacgttTACAAGAATAGAATGTGTGTTAAAATCTGGTTTTTATGTCTATACCGtgtgaaaagtgttgaaaacgTTCTTGCGAGTATAATGCAAGTTCGGTAAAACACTGATggaccatttttcaaattttgcaaactcAAAATCAGGATAAAACCAGTATATTTCGGCTTTATAATCACCATTCATTTTCGAGCCTTCTTCTATCAACGGCAGCTATTCAAAGTTGactaaaaaattcacgataattCACGGAGCATATTTTTGGAGGGGTGAAAATGTattctctattttttcttctccgctTCCAGGACTCCCAATCAAGGGCATCCGAGCAGTCCGACGGGTCCATGATGTGTTCAGGATCCCACGAGAGCCGGACGCGTCCAACGCCACCAAAGAAGCCCCTGCGTTTATCGTTGCACAGAGCAGCTAGTCTCCAATCGGTTGAAAGTGCGCCGCCAACGCCTCAGCACGAAGCAAGTCGAAAACCTGTGAAGAGGAATTACCGGGGCGATCCTCCGACGGGCCTGGACAGAACGGAAGTTTACTCGGAGCGTGGAAACGAGCCTCTTCAGTCCAGCCAGCAAGCCCCAGCTGGTAATCAAGCTCCACAACCGCCTCCGCGAACTCCGTCCAGAGCAGAATCCTGCCAAAGTGCTCTTAGGTGGCCATCTCCGAGGCCAAGACCCCAGCTCGCCTCTGTTCCGATGGAGAAATGGTGCTGATTACAGGATGCATGCATGGACACGAGGATTAATTATCTATAGATATGGGTGAACATAAAAGTGGgtgaaattttggaatttgtacaacaaatttcaataactGATTGTT
This is a stretch of genomic DNA from Diprion similis isolate iyDipSimi1 chromosome 9, iyDipSimi1.1, whole genome shotgun sequence. It encodes these proteins:
- the LOC124410593 gene encoding uncharacterized protein LOC124410593, producing MGRHSGVCSRGSKKSVILYTTDCGEEKEDFGLKIQQRSISLTALHTGSNAQQQQLLEPRMAQLETLEAKMASIEVSLSTTPRRKKGGSIAGVTSSPAGHRARDVGKELDALRTALRDKENIIQNLKGQLCNTLSSRLSLRNGPSLTESDRKAAEDRLQRLRRDADNKRLAIKNLKLALERLDITDNIDVRIQQAELEYRLGREELELLTLREESRALQAALELADTQEKQKNHTIFSCISGSTQVTVHALEVSADPKSPRFGAGPRDDVPGLYVDWAVEDSGLCKGDRILEVNGKLVVGAGRSDLARLLAVAPDAAQVVVLRKGESLAALRTLRSDNLRLTHRIGYLEEQVRDLLTPSRPPAPAEPPPSRREHVQVFQKGPQVTALVGNLPGLGAKSPAELRQSLPTVRTRHGDHPRRMNETRLSKESDFGSDGATSHGHKAKTRQRPQGYQLARSTASLDCKQSHSGIQRRPLRAESAMEQVHKSRRNAPSLQSLEFDSEPTYYRIQDSQSRASEQSDGSMMCSGSHESRTRPTPPKKPLRLSLHRAASLQSVESAPPTPQHEASRKPVKRNYRGDPPTGLDRTEVYSERGNEPLQSSQQAPAGNQAPQPPPRTPSRAESCQSALRWPSPRPRPQLASVPMEKWC